In Pseudomonas nunensis, a single window of DNA contains:
- a CDS encoding DUF3015 domain-containing protein: protein MKRILLGTLFTVVSLNAMAQAPGGPDCGWGNMLFEGQRGTPAHFLASTTNGTSGNATFGMTSGTNGCSTNAALTYGGKSWIAMNGMMNELSEDMAKGNGEALTTYAVVLGVAPEDRAHFAAVTHEHFQQIFSKADVTADDVHTNTLAVLKSDPRLAKYATQA from the coding sequence ATGAAACGGATTCTTCTCGGTACTCTCTTCACCGTTGTATCCCTCAATGCTATGGCTCAAGCGCCAGGCGGCCCGGATTGTGGTTGGGGCAACATGCTGTTCGAAGGACAGCGCGGCACCCCGGCTCACTTCCTGGCATCCACCACGAACGGCACCTCGGGTAACGCAACATTTGGTATGACTTCCGGTACCAACGGTTGCTCGACCAACGCGGCGCTGACCTATGGCGGCAAATCCTGGATTGCCATGAATGGCATGATGAACGAGCTGTCCGAAGACATGGCCAAAGGTAACGGCGAAGCGCTGACTACCTATGCCGTGGTACTGGGCGTGGCGCCGGAAGATCGCGCGCACTTCGCCGCTGTGACTCACGAGCACTTTCAGCAGATCTTCAGCAAAGCTGACGTGACCGCTGACGACGTGCATACCAACACCCTGGCCGTCCTGAAGAGCGATCCTCGTCTGGCCAAGTACGCCACTCAAGCTTAA
- a CDS encoding Lon protease family protein, whose protein sequence is MPDPVAASLRLAPEALTRPFSAEQFSFSTTNDLEPFRGVLGQERAVEALQFGVAMPRPGYNVFVMGEPGTGRFSFVKRYLKAEGKRLQTPADWVYVNNFDEPREPRALELPSGTAGAFIGDINGLIDNLLATFPAVFEHPSYQQKKSAIDRAFNQRYDKALDIIERLALEKEVALYRDASNIAFTPMSEGKALDEAEFAQLPEADRERFHEDISGLEERLNEELASLPQWKRESSNQLRQLNEETITLALQPLLSPLSEKYAENAAVCGYLQAMQVYLLKTVVEQLVDDSKVDAVARKMLEEQYAPSLVVGHSASGGAPVVFEPHPTYENLFGRIEYSTDQGALYTTYRQLRPGALHRANGGFLILEAEKMLSEPFVWDALKRALQSRKLKMESPLGELGRLATVTLTPQHIPLQVKVIIIGARQLYYTLQDLDPDFQEMFRVLVDFDEDIPMVDESLEQFAQLLKTRTSEEGMAPLTADAVARLATYSARLAEHQGRLSARIGDLFQLVSEADFIRHLAGDEMTDAGHIERALKAKATRTGRVSARILDDMLAGIILIDTDGAAVGKCNGLTVLEVGDSAFGVPARISATVYPGGSGIVDIEREVNLGQPIHSKGVMILTGYLGSRYAQEFPLAISASIALEQSYGYVDGDSASLGEACTLISALSKTPLKQCFAITGSINQFGEVQAVGGVNEKIEGFFRLCEARGLTGEQGAIIPQANVATLMLDEKVLAAVRAGQFHVYAVRQADEALSLLVGEPAGSPDENGEFPEGSVNARVVERLRVIAEMISEEDLKEAEKEIALEALVEAKPA, encoded by the coding sequence ATGCCTGATCCTGTTGCTGCCAGCTTGCGTCTAGCGCCCGAAGCGCTGACCCGTCCGTTTTCCGCTGAACAGTTCAGCTTCTCTACCACCAATGATCTGGAGCCCTTCCGCGGTGTGCTTGGCCAGGAACGTGCTGTTGAAGCCTTGCAGTTTGGTGTGGCCATGCCACGCCCCGGTTACAACGTTTTCGTCATGGGCGAGCCCGGCACTGGCCGTTTCTCGTTCGTCAAACGCTACCTGAAAGCCGAAGGCAAGCGCCTGCAGACCCCGGCGGACTGGGTCTACGTCAATAATTTCGATGAACCGCGCGAACCCCGTGCCCTGGAATTGCCATCCGGCACCGCCGGCGCATTCATCGGCGACATCAACGGCCTGATCGACAACCTGCTGGCAACGTTTCCGGCCGTGTTCGAGCACCCGTCCTACCAGCAAAAGAAAAGCGCCATCGACCGCGCCTTCAACCAGCGCTACGACAAGGCGCTGGACATCATCGAGCGCCTGGCATTGGAGAAGGAAGTCGCGCTGTATCGCGACGCGAGCAACATTGCGTTCACCCCGATGAGCGAAGGCAAGGCGCTGGATGAAGCCGAGTTCGCGCAATTGCCGGAAGCCGATCGCGAGCGTTTTCACGAAGACATTTCCGGTCTGGAAGAGCGTCTGAACGAAGAACTCGCCAGCCTGCCGCAATGGAAGCGCGAGTCGAGCAATCAACTGCGCCAGCTCAACGAAGAAACCATCACCCTGGCCTTGCAGCCGTTGCTTTCGCCGTTGTCGGAGAAATACGCCGAGAACGCCGCGGTGTGCGGTTACCTGCAAGCAATGCAGGTTTACCTGCTGAAAACCGTGGTCGAGCAATTGGTCGACGACAGCAAGGTCGATGCCGTCGCGCGCAAGATGCTCGAAGAGCAATACGCGCCAAGCCTGGTGGTCGGACATTCGGCCAGCGGCGGCGCACCGGTGGTGTTCGAACCGCACCCGACTTACGAAAACCTGTTCGGCCGTATCGAATACAGCACCGATCAGGGAGCGCTCTACACGACGTATCGGCAGCTGCGCCCGGGTGCATTGCATCGGGCCAACGGCGGCTTCCTGATTCTTGAAGCGGAAAAAATGCTCAGCGAGCCGTTCGTGTGGGATGCGCTCAAGCGCGCCCTGCAATCGCGCAAACTGAAAATGGAATCGCCGCTCGGTGAACTCGGGCGTCTGGCCACCGTGACCCTGACTCCGCAGCACATTCCGTTGCAGGTCAAAGTCATCATCATCGGCGCCCGGCAGCTCTACTACACGCTGCAAGACCTCGATCCGGACTTCCAGGAGATGTTCCGCGTCCTGGTGGACTTCGACGAAGACATCCCTATGGTCGACGAGAGCCTGGAGCAGTTCGCCCAGTTGCTCAAGACTCGCACTTCCGAAGAAGGCATGGCACCGCTGACCGCCGATGCGGTGGCGCGTCTGGCGACCTACAGCGCACGTCTGGCGGAACACCAGGGGCGTTTGTCGGCGCGCATTGGCGACCTGTTCCAACTGGTCAGCGAGGCGGATTTCATTCGTCACCTGGCGGGTGATGAAATGACCGATGCCGGGCACATCGAGCGTGCGCTCAAGGCCAAGGCGACCCGCACCGGGCGCGTCTCGGCGCGGATTCTCGACGACATGCTGGCCGGGATCATCCTGATCGATACCGATGGCGCGGCAGTCGGCAAGTGCAACGGGCTGACGGTGCTGGAAGTCGGTGACTCGGCGTTCGGCGTGCCGGCGCGGATTTCCGCCACGGTGTATCCGGGTGGCAGCGGGATTGTCGACATCGAGCGTGAGGTCAACCTGGGCCAGCCGATTCACTCCAAAGGCGTGATGATCCTCACCGGGTATCTGGGCAGCCGTTATGCGCAGGAATTCCCGCTGGCGATTTCCGCGAGCATCGCGCTGGAGCAGTCCTACGGCTATGTCGATGGTGACAGTGCGTCGTTGGGCGAAGCGTGCACGCTGATCTCGGCGCTGTCGAAAACACCACTCAAGCAGTGCTTTGCGATCACCGGTTCGATCAACCAGTTCGGTGAAGTGCAGGCGGTGGGCGGGGTCAACGAGAAGATCGAAGGCTTCTTCCGCCTCTGCGAGGCTCGCGGCTTGACCGGTGAGCAAGGGGCGATCATTCCCCAGGCTAACGTGGCGACGTTGATGCTCGACGAGAAAGTGCTGGCGGCAGTGCGCGCGGGGCAGTTCCATGTCTACGCGGTCCGCCAGGCTGACGAAGCCCTGAGCTTGTTGGTGGGCGAGCCGGCCGGTTCGCCGGACGAGAACGGCGAATTCCCTGAAGGCAGCGTCAATGCGCGAGTCGTGGAACGCCTGCGAGTGATCGCGGAAATGATCAGCGAGGAGGACCTCAAGGAAGCCGAGAAGGAGATTGCGCTGGAAGCGTTGGTCGAGGCCAAGCCTGCCTGA
- a CDS encoding TIGR00645 family protein: protein MERFIENAMYASRWLLAPIYFGLSLGLLALALKFFQEVFHVIPNVFSMAESDLILVLLSLIDMALVGGLLVMVMISGYENFVSELDIDENKEKLHWLGTMDSSSLKMKVAASIVAISSIHLLRIFMDAKNVDPEHLKWYVIIHMTFVISAFAMGYLDKLTKH, encoded by the coding sequence ATGGAACGCTTTATCGAAAATGCAATGTACGCCTCCCGCTGGCTGCTGGCGCCGATCTACTTCGGACTGTCCCTGGGCTTGTTGGCACTGGCGTTGAAGTTTTTCCAGGAAGTTTTCCATGTCATCCCCAATGTCTTCTCGATGGCGGAATCGGACCTGATCCTGGTGCTGCTGTCGCTGATCGACATGGCGCTGGTGGGCGGCCTGCTGGTGATGGTGATGATCTCCGGTTATGAAAACTTCGTGTCCGAGCTGGACATCGACGAGAACAAAGAGAAGCTCCACTGGCTGGGGACCATGGATTCGTCTTCGCTGAAGATGAAAGTGGCGGCCTCGATCGTGGCGATTTCGTCGATCCACCTGCTGCGGATTTTCATGGACGCCAAGAACGTCGATCCCGAGCATCTGAAGTGGTACGTGATCATCCACATGACCTTCGTGATCTCGGCGTTTGCGATGGGCTACCTGGATAAACTGACCAAGCATTGA
- a CDS encoding DUF6482 family protein, which produces MNLQELNAYAIAGKVDELNLISLEGGIYLLEARMHGAAYPLSDTRGQMFHLRSVEHAREVLHAFPKLQFNLVHTSVHDEMCGLGASAEESLKVPIAFRSTWQS; this is translated from the coding sequence ATGAACCTGCAAGAGCTGAATGCGTATGCCATCGCCGGGAAGGTCGATGAGCTGAACCTGATTTCGCTGGAAGGCGGGATCTATCTGCTGGAAGCGCGGATGCATGGTGCGGCGTATCCGTTGAGCGATACCCGCGGCCAGATGTTTCATCTACGTTCGGTCGAACATGCGCGCGAAGTGCTGCACGCTTTTCCCAAGCTGCAATTCAACCTGGTGCACACCTCGGTTCATGACGAGATGTGCGGACTCGGCGCCAGTGCCGAGGAAAGCCTGAAGGTACCGATTGCCTTCCGGTCGACCTGGCAGAGCTGA
- a CDS encoding FKBP-type peptidyl-prolyl cis-trans isomerase has protein sequence MSEVNLSTDETRVSYGIGRQLGDQLRDNPPPGVNLDAILAGLTDAFAGKPSRVGQEEMSASFKVIREIMQAEAAAKAEAAAGEGLAFLAENAKRDGITTLASGLQFEVLTQGEGAKPTREDQVRTHYHGTLIDGTVFDSSYERGQPAEFPVGGVIAGWTEALQLMNAGSKWRLYVPSELAYGAQGVGSIPPHSVLVFDVELLDVL, from the coding sequence ATGTCCGAAGTAAATCTGTCCACCGACGAAACCCGCGTCAGCTACGGTATCGGCCGTCAGTTGGGCGACCAACTGCGCGACAACCCGCCACCGGGCGTTAACCTGGACGCCATTCTGGCTGGCCTGACCGACGCGTTCGCCGGCAAGCCAAGCCGTGTGGGCCAGGAAGAAATGTCCGCCAGCTTCAAAGTGATCCGCGAGATCATGCAAGCCGAAGCGGCTGCCAAAGCTGAAGCGGCTGCTGGCGAAGGCCTGGCCTTCCTGGCTGAAAACGCCAAGCGTGACGGCATCACCACCCTGGCTTCCGGCCTGCAATTCGAAGTACTGACTCAAGGTGAAGGCGCCAAGCCGACCCGTGAAGATCAAGTGCGCACTCACTACCACGGCACTCTGATCGACGGCACTGTGTTCGACAGCTCCTACGAGCGCGGCCAGCCTGCAGAATTCCCGGTTGGCGGCGTGATCGCTGGCTGGACCGAAGCCCTGCAACTGATGAATGCCGGCAGCAAATGGCGTCTGTACGTGCCGAGCGAACTGGCTTACGGCGCTCAAGGCGTTGGCAGCATTCCGCCGCACAGCGTACTGGTGTTCGACGTCGAGCTGCTCGACGTACTGTAA
- a CDS encoding zinc ribbon domain-containing protein YjdM, which yields MSTLPPCPKCNSEYTYEDGAQLICPECAHEWSASGEAEAASDDTVKKDSVGNVLQDGDTITVIKDLKVKGTSLVVKVGTKVKNIRLCDGDHDIDCKIDGIGPMKLKSEFVRKV from the coding sequence GTGAGCACGTTGCCACCCTGCCCGAAATGCAATTCCGAATACACCTACGAAGACGGCGCGCAGCTGATTTGCCCTGAGTGCGCCCACGAGTGGTCCGCCAGCGGCGAAGCCGAAGCGGCGTCCGATGACACCGTGAAAAAGGATTCGGTGGGCAATGTCCTGCAGGACGGCGATACCATCACCGTGATCAAGGACCTCAAGGTCAAGGGCACGTCCCTGGTGGTCAAGGTCGGCACCAAGGTCAAGAACATCCGCCTGTGCGATGGCGATCACGACATCGACTGCAAGATCGACGGCATCGGCCCGATGAAGCTCAAATCCGAGTTCGTCAGAAAAGTCTGA
- a CDS encoding polyprenyl synthetase family protein: MQPQAFYRAVADDFSAVDGIIKKQLTSRVPLVSKIGDYITSAGGKRLRPLLVLLCGKALGREGDDLRLLAATIEFLHTATLLHDDVVDMSGMRRGRSTANAMWGNAPSVLVGDFLYSRSFEMMVELGSMPVMKILSQATRIIAEGEVLQLSKIRDASTTEETYMEVIRGKTAMLFEASTHSAAALCEATAEQAEALRTFGDHLGVAFQLVDDLLDYKGDAETLGKNVGDDLAEGKPTLPLIYTMREGTPEQAALVRQAIQKGGIEDLESIREAVEASGSLDYTASLARDYVARAIKCLDALPASEYRDALVELSEFAVARTH; this comes from the coding sequence ATGCAACCCCAAGCTTTCTACCGCGCGGTGGCGGACGATTTTAGCGCCGTCGACGGCATCATCAAGAAGCAGCTGACTTCCCGAGTGCCGCTGGTATCGAAAATCGGCGACTACATTACCTCGGCGGGCGGTAAACGCCTGCGTCCTCTATTAGTGTTGCTGTGTGGCAAGGCACTGGGTCGCGAAGGCGATGACCTGCGCCTGCTGGCCGCCACTATCGAGTTCCTGCACACCGCCACCCTGCTGCATGACGACGTGGTCGACATGTCCGGCATGCGCCGTGGCCGTTCGACCGCCAACGCCATGTGGGGCAACGCCCCGAGCGTGCTGGTGGGCGACTTCCTGTATTCGCGCTCCTTCGAAATGATGGTCGAACTAGGCTCCATGCCAGTGATGAAGATCCTCTCGCAGGCCACGCGGATCATTGCCGAAGGCGAAGTGCTGCAGCTGTCGAAGATCCGCGACGCCAGCACCACCGAAGAAACCTACATGGAAGTCATCCGCGGCAAGACTGCGATGCTCTTCGAGGCCTCGACCCATAGCGCCGCCGCCCTGTGCGAAGCCACCGCTGAACAGGCTGAAGCCCTGCGTACGTTTGGTGATCACCTGGGCGTAGCCTTCCAACTGGTCGATGACCTGCTGGATTACAAAGGCGACGCGGAAACCCTGGGCAAGAACGTCGGTGACGATCTGGCCGAAGGCAAACCGACCCTGCCGCTGATCTACACCATGCGCGAAGGCACCCCGGAGCAGGCCGCACTGGTACGCCAGGCGATCCAGAAAGGTGGTATCGAAGACCTGGAAAGCATCCGCGAGGCCGTTGAGGCTTCAGGCTCGCTGGACTACACCGCATCGCTGGCCCGCGATTACGTGGCCCGCGCGATCAAATGCCTCGACGCCCTGCCGGCCAGCGAATATCGCGATGCGCTGGTTGAGTTGAGTGAGTTTGCGGTAGCCCGCACGCACTAA
- the rplU gene encoding 50S ribosomal protein L21, with protein MSYAVIVTGGKQYKVAPGEYLKIEKLEIATGESVTFDRVLLVANGDDVNIGAPVVAGATVVAEVISQGRHDKVRIIKFRRRKHHMKRMGHRQWYTEIKITGIQA; from the coding sequence ATGTCGTACGCAGTAATTGTTACTGGTGGCAAGCAATACAAGGTCGCCCCAGGTGAATACCTGAAGATCGAAAAACTGGAAATCGCTACTGGCGAATCCGTGACTTTTGATCGCGTTCTGTTGGTCGCCAATGGCGATGACGTGAACATCGGCGCTCCAGTTGTTGCAGGCGCTACCGTTGTGGCTGAAGTGATCTCCCAAGGTCGTCACGATAAAGTCCGCATCATCAAGTTCCGTCGTCGTAAGCACCACATGAAGCGTATGGGCCACCGCCAGTGGTACACCGAGATCAAAATCACCGGTATTCAGGCTTAA
- the rpmA gene encoding 50S ribosomal protein L27 translates to MAHKKAGGSTRNGRDSEAKRLGVKMYGGQVIIPGNIIVRQRGTQFHAGYGVGMGKDHTLFAKIDGVIKFEVKGAFNRRYVSIVPKTAVVAA, encoded by the coding sequence ATGGCACACAAAAAAGCTGGTGGTAGTACCCGTAACGGTCGCGACTCAGAAGCCAAACGCCTTGGCGTGAAGATGTATGGCGGCCAGGTTATCATTCCGGGCAACATCATCGTGCGTCAGCGCGGCACCCAATTCCACGCTGGTTACGGCGTTGGCATGGGTAAAGATCACACTCTGTTCGCTAAAATCGACGGCGTGATCAAGTTTGAAGTAAAAGGCGCTTTCAACCGCCGTTACGTAAGCATTGTTCCGAAGACTGCAGTCGTCGCGGCATAA
- the proB gene encoding glutamate 5-kinase: MRSKVTGAQRWVVKIGSALLTADGKGLDRAAMGVWVEQMVALHEAGVELVLVSSGAVAAGMSRLGWTVRPSAMHELQAAAAIGQMGLVQAWESSFGEHGRHTAQILLTHDDLSDRKRYLNARSTLRALVELKVIPVINENDTVVTDEIRFGDNDTLAALVANLVEADLLVILTDRDGMFDADPRNNPDANLIYEARADDPALDAVAGGTGGALGRGGMQTKLRAARLAARSGAHTIIVGGRIDRVLDRLKAGERIGTLLSPERGLLAARKQWLAGHLQTRGTLVLDAGAVTALSKGNKSLLPVGVKLVQGSFRRGEMVVCVAPDGREIARGLANYSALEAQKIIGQSSDAIVGLLGYMAEPELVHRDNLILV, encoded by the coding sequence ATGCGGAGCAAGGTGACAGGTGCGCAGCGTTGGGTCGTGAAGATCGGCAGCGCTTTGCTGACGGCGGACGGCAAGGGCCTGGATCGCGCGGCAATGGGTGTCTGGGTTGAACAGATGGTGGCCTTGCATGAGGCGGGCGTCGAGTTGGTGCTGGTGTCCTCCGGGGCGGTGGCGGCCGGCATGAGCCGTCTGGGCTGGACCGTACGACCCAGTGCGATGCACGAGTTGCAGGCGGCTGCCGCTATCGGCCAGATGGGTTTGGTGCAGGCCTGGGAGTCGAGCTTCGGTGAGCATGGCCGGCATACCGCGCAGATTCTCCTGACCCATGACGACCTGTCTGACCGCAAGCGCTACCTGAACGCCCGCAGCACCTTGCGTGCATTGGTCGAGCTCAAGGTGATCCCGGTGATCAACGAGAACGACACCGTGGTTACTGACGAAATCCGTTTCGGCGACAACGATACGCTGGCGGCGCTGGTGGCCAACTTGGTCGAAGCTGACTTGCTGGTGATCCTGACTGATCGCGACGGCATGTTCGACGCTGACCCGCGCAACAATCCGGACGCTAACCTGATTTACGAAGCCCGCGCCGATGATCCGGCGCTGGACGCTGTAGCTGGCGGCACTGGTGGTGCGCTGGGTCGTGGCGGGATGCAGACCAAATTGCGTGCCGCGCGGCTGGCGGCTCGTTCGGGGGCTCATACCATCATCGTCGGCGGTCGCATTGATCGCGTGCTGGATCGTTTGAAGGCTGGCGAGCGCATCGGCACGTTGCTGTCGCCGGAGCGCGGCCTGCTGGCGGCGCGCAAGCAATGGTTGGCGGGGCATCTGCAAACCCGTGGCACTCTCGTGCTGGATGCGGGTGCGGTCACGGCGTTGTCCAAAGGCAACAAAAGTTTGCTGCCGGTAGGCGTCAAGCTGGTCCAGGGCAGCTTCCGTCGTGGCGAAATGGTAGTTTGCGTGGCGCCGGACGGTCGAGAAATCGCTCGCGGCCTTGCCAATTACAGCGCCCTTGAGGCGCAAAAAATAATCGGCCAATCGTCTGATGCGATTGTCGGTCTGTTGGGTTACATGGCGGAACCGGAGCTGGTTCACCGCGATAACCTGATCCTGGTCTGA
- a CDS encoding CreA family protein, whose amino-acid sequence MRVAKGLLGLLLAMPLLASAEEIGQVSTVFKFVGPNDRIVVEAFDDPKVEGVTCYLSRAKTGGVKGGLGLAEDRAEASLACRQVGPINFKGELKDGDEVFKERTSLVFKTMQVVRFLDKKRNTLVYLVYSDRLIEGSPQNAVTAIPILPWPHAQ is encoded by the coding sequence ATGCGTGTAGCAAAGGGATTATTGGGTTTGTTGCTGGCGATGCCGTTGCTGGCATCGGCAGAAGAGATTGGTCAGGTGTCGACGGTGTTCAAATTCGTCGGCCCGAATGACCGCATTGTGGTCGAGGCTTTCGACGATCCCAAGGTTGAAGGCGTGACCTGCTACCTGTCCAGGGCCAAGACGGGCGGCGTTAAGGGCGGCTTGGGGTTGGCCGAAGATCGTGCTGAAGCATCCTTGGCGTGTCGTCAGGTCGGGCCGATCAATTTCAAGGGTGAGCTGAAAGATGGCGACGAGGTGTTCAAGGAGCGCACGTCGCTGGTGTTCAAGACCATGCAGGTGGTGCGCTTCCTCGATAAGAAGCGCAACACGCTGGTGTACCTGGTCTACAGCGATCGCCTGATCGAGGGCAGTCCGCAGAATGCGGTGACGGCCATTCCGATTCTGCCGTGGCCGCACGCTCAATAA
- the rpsT gene encoding 30S ribosomal protein S20 produces the protein MANTPSAKKRAKQAEKRRSHNASLRSMVRTYIKNVVKAIDAKDAEKAQAAYVLAVPVIDRMADKGIIHKNKAARHKSRLNGHVKALNLAVAA, from the coding sequence GTGGCCAACACACCTTCCGCCAAAAAACGTGCAAAACAGGCTGAGAAGCGTCGCAGCCACAACGCCAGCCTGCGTTCCATGGTTCGTACCTACATCAAGAATGTAGTTAAGGCCATCGACGCAAAAGACGCTGAAAAAGCTCAAGCTGCTTACGTTCTGGCCGTGCCAGTTATCGACCGTATGGCCGATAAAGGCATCATCCACAAGAACAAGGCTGCTCGTCATAAGAGCCGCCTGAACGGTCACGTCAAGGCTCTGAACCTTGCTGTAGCCGCTTAA